A part of Cottoperca gobio chromosome 4, fCotGob3.1, whole genome shotgun sequence genomic DNA contains:
- the edem3 gene encoding ER degradation-enhancing alpha-mannosidase-like protein 3 isoform X3, translated as MQPRTGHVTGGKDQVEDHAYPADELMPLTCRGRVRGLEPSRGDVDDALGMFSLTLIDTLDTLVLLNKTTEFEAAVRRVLTDVRLDNDIVVSVFETNIRVLGGLLGGHSMAVMLKDGGQHMQWYQDELLHMAKELGFRLLPAFNTSSGLPYPRVNLKHGVRGPETRTGTETDTCTACAGTIILEFAALSRFTGDPVFEAHARRALDFLWEKRQRNSNLVGTTINIHSGEWVRRDSGVGAGIDSYYEYLLKAYVLLGDDLFLERFNIHYASIMKYISQPPLLLDVHIHKPLLPARTWMDSLLAFFPGLQVLKGDIRPAIETHEMLYQVTKKHNFLPEAFTTDFRVHWAQHPLRPEFAESTYFLYKATGDPYYLEAGRTILDNLNRFARVPCGFAAMKDVRTGSHEDRMDSFFLAEMFKYLFLLFADAEDLPFDVEDYIFTTEAHLLPLSLSTAPHASSLSSNRTSEELDDSNFDWTCPNTRLLFPDPAFPQNLREPIRSAVDKSCPRPAPYREPGMGRPPLRAQDFMANNPEHLELLRRMGVSLIHLKDGRVQLVQHATQAVSAVAAEDGVRFMQEMMELSSQQQKEQLPPRAIQIVSHPFFGRVVLTAGPAQFGIDLSKSSTGVRGFVIVAEPYSGCSEITNAEYVQGHIALLQRGQCMFAEKARHIQKAGAIGGIVIDDNEGSSSDTAPLFQMAGDGRSTDDVTLPLLFLFHKEGNILLESLKEYREVEVLMSDKARDRATIFKGKPLPGSLIEGSADVQEAEGGCLTEATTPTSFEPIAQSQMSTLELDELAPEDVTPLQEDVSPVDQDTSPTEEVRPPEEEASPAEEVRPPEEEASPAEEVRPPEEEASPAEADSAQPKEERDSEKREEPEGDTDSSSQSVDELLADWREDLEAFQQMEKDEL; from the exons ATGCAGCCTCGGACAGGCCATGTCACGGGAGGAAAAGACCAAGTTGAG GACCATGCATATCCAGCAGATGAGCTGATGCCACTTACATGCAGAGGAAGAGTGCGTGGGCTTGAACCCAGTCGAGGTGACGTAGACGACGCTCTGGGAAT GTTCTCTCTGACCCTCATAGACACTCTGGATACTCTGGTG CTTTTGAACAAGACGACAGAGTTTGAGGCTGCCGTGAGAAGAGTGCTGACCGATGTGAGGCTGGACAACGACATTGTGGTGTCGGTATTCGAAACCAACATACGAGTCCTTGG aGGTCTGTTGGGAGGGCACTCCATGGCTGTGATGCTGAAGGACGGAGGTCAACACATGCAGTGGTACCAGGATGAGCTCCTGCATATGGCCAAAGAGCTGGGCTTCCGACTGCTGCCAGCCTTTAACACCAGTAGTGGCCTGCCGTATCCCAGG GTGAACTTGAAGCACGGTGTCAGGGGTCCTGAGACGAGAACAGGCACAGAAACAGACACCTGCACTGCGTGTGCAGGAACCATCATCCTGGAGTTTGCTGCCTTAAGTCGCTTCACTGGGGATCCTGTGTTTGAG GCCCATGCCCGGAGAGCTTTGGACTTTCTGtgggagaagagacagagaaacagcaaCCTGGTGGGAACCACCATCAACATCCACTCTGGAGAGTGGGTCCGCAggg ACAGCGGAGTAGGAGCGGGAATTGACTCGTACTATGAATACCTGCTTAAGGCTTACGTCCTCTTGGGAGATGACCTCTTTCTGGAGCGGTTCAATatt CACTATGCATCTATAATGAAGTACATTAGCCAGCCTCCACTGCTGCTGGACGTCCACATCCACAAACCTCTCCTTCCCGCTCGCACCTGGATGGACTCTCTCCTGGCCTTCTTCCCTGGACTGCAG GTGTTGAAGGGAGATATTCGTCCGGCCATCGAGACGCATGAGATGCTGTATCAagttacaaaaaaacacaactttctcCCAGAG GCCTTCACTACTGATTTCAGGGTACACTGGGCCCAACATCCCCTGAGGCCTGAGTTTGCAGAGAGCACCTATTTCCTTTACAAG GCCACAGGAGACCCTTACTACCTGGAGGCAGGTCGCACCATCCTGGACAACCTCAATCGCTTTGCTCGTGTTCCCTGCGGCTTCGCTGCAATGAAGGATGTACGCACCGGGAGCCACGAGGACAG AATGGATTCGTTCTTTCTTGCTGAGATGTTCAAATACCTCTTCCTGCTGTTTGCTGACGCCGAGGACTTACCGTTTGACGTGGAGGACTACATCTTCACAACCGAGGCACACCTGCTGCCCCTGTCCCTCTCCACAGCCCCTCACGCTTCATCTCTTTCCTCAAACAGAACG TCTGAGGAGCTGGACGACTCTAACTTCGATTGGACCTGCCCTAACACTCGCCTCCTGTTTCCTGACCCCGCCTTCCCTCAAAACCTGAGAGAACCAATCCGCAGTGCTGTGGATAAGAGCTGCCCCCGTCCCGCTCCTTACCG GGAGCCCGGTATGGGTCGACCTCCCCTGAGGGCTCAGGACTTCATGGCAAACAACCCTGAGCATCTTGAGCTGCTGAGGAGAATGGGAGTCAGTCTCATCCACCTGAAAGATGGCAGGGTGCAGCTGGTCCAGCATGCTACACAG GCGGTGAGTGCGGTTGCAGCAGAGGACGGCGTGCGCTTCATGCAGGAGATGATGGAGCTGTCCAGCCAGCAGCAGAAAGAGCAGCTGCCTCCCAGAGCCATTCAGATCGTCTCACATCCATTCTTTGGCAGGGTTGTGCTGACCGCCGGCCCAGCACAGTTTGGCATAGACCTGTCCAAAAGTTCCACAGGA gtacgaGGCTTTGTGATTGTGGCCGAACCCTACAGTGGCTGTAGCGAGATCACCAACGCGGAGTATGTCCAGGGCCACATCGCTCTGCTTCAGAGGGGTCAGTGTATGTTTGCAGAGAAGGCCCGACACATCCAGAAGGCCGGCGCCATCGGAGGCATAGTCATCG ACGACAACGAGGGCAGCAGCAGCGACACAGCTCCCCTGTTTCAGATGGCCGGGGACGGCCGCAGCACAGACGACGTCACCTtgcccctcctcttcctcttccacaaGGAGGGCAACATCCTGTTGGAGTCGCTGAAGGAGTacagggaggtggaggtgctGATGAGCGACAAGGCCAGAGACAGAG CAACCATATTCAAAGGTAAACCTCTTCCTGGCAGCCTCATTGAGGGCA GTGCGGATGTGCAAGAAGCGGAGGGAGGCTGCTTAACCGAGGCAACAACCCCCACCTCATTTGAGCCCATTGCACAATCGCAAATGAGCACCTTGGAGCTTGACGAATTGGCTCCTGAGGACGTTACTCCATTGCAGGAGGACGTCAGTCCTGTAGATCAAGACACTAGTCCGACAGAGGAAGTTAGACCTCCAGAAGAGGAAGCTAGTCCTGCAGAGGAAGTAAGACCTCCAGAAGAGGAAGCTAGTCCTGCAGAGGAAGTAAGACCACCAGAAGAGGAGGCTAGTCCTGCAGAGGCTGATTCGGCACAGcccaaagaggagagagactctgagaagagagaggagccTGAAGGCGACACAGACTCAAGCAGCCAGTCAGTCGATGAACTGCTGGCTGATTGGCGGGAAGACTTGGAGGCGTTTCAGCAGATGGAGAAGGACGAGCTCTGA
- the edem3 gene encoding ER degradation-enhancing alpha-mannosidase-like protein 3 isoform X2 has translation MLLFSLMLLGALCSLGQAMSREEKTKLRNQVVEMFDHAYQNYMDHAYPADELMPLTCRGRVRGLEPSRGDVDDALGMFSLTLIDTLDTLVLLNKTTEFEAAVRRVLTDVRLDNDIVVSVFETNIRVLGGLLGGHSMAVMLKDGGQHMQWYQDELLHMAKELGFRLLPAFNTSSGLPYPRVNLKHGVRGPETRTGTETDTCTACAGTIILEFAALSRFTGDPVFEAHARRALDFLWEKRQRNSNLVGTTINIHSGEWVRRDSGVGAGIDSYYEYLLKAYVLLGDDLFLERFNIHYASIMKYISQPPLLLDVHIHKPLLPARTWMDSLLAFFPGLQVLKGDIRPAIETHEMLYQVTKKHNFLPEAFTTDFRVHWAQHPLRPEFAESTYFLYKATGDPYYLEAGRTILDNLNRFARVPCGFAAMKDVRTGSHEDRMDSFFLAEMFKYLFLLFADAEDLPFDVEDYIFTTEAHLLPLSLSTAPHASSLSSNRTSEELDDSNFDWTCPNTRLLFPDPAFPQNLREPIRSAVDKSCPRPAPYREPGMGRPPLRAQDFMANNPEHLELLRRMGVSLIHLKDGRVQLVQHATQAVSAVAAEDGVRFMQEMMELSSQQQKEQLPPRAIQIVSHPFFGRVVLTAGPAQFGIDLSKSSTGVRGFVIVAEPYSGCSEITNAEYVQGHIALLQRGQCMFAEKARHIQKAGAIGGIVIDDNEGSSSDTAPLFQMAGDGRSTDDVTLPLLFLFHKEGNILLESLKEYREVEVLMSDKARDRATIFKGADVQEAEGGCLTEATTPTSFEPIAQSQMSTLELDELAPEDVTPLQEDVSPVDQDTSPTEEVRPPEEEASPAEEVRPPEEEASPAEEVRPPEEEASPAEADSAQPKEERDSEKREEPEGDTDSSSQSVDELLADWREDLEAFQQMEKDEL, from the exons ATGTTACTGTTCTCATTGATGCTACTTGGAGCATTATGCAGCCTCGGACAGGCCATGTCACGGGAGGAAAAGACCAAGTTGAG GAACCAAGTGGTCGAGATGTTCGACCATGCATATCAGAATTATATG GACCATGCATATCCAGCAGATGAGCTGATGCCACTTACATGCAGAGGAAGAGTGCGTGGGCTTGAACCCAGTCGAGGTGACGTAGACGACGCTCTGGGAAT GTTCTCTCTGACCCTCATAGACACTCTGGATACTCTGGTG CTTTTGAACAAGACGACAGAGTTTGAGGCTGCCGTGAGAAGAGTGCTGACCGATGTGAGGCTGGACAACGACATTGTGGTGTCGGTATTCGAAACCAACATACGAGTCCTTGG aGGTCTGTTGGGAGGGCACTCCATGGCTGTGATGCTGAAGGACGGAGGTCAACACATGCAGTGGTACCAGGATGAGCTCCTGCATATGGCCAAAGAGCTGGGCTTCCGACTGCTGCCAGCCTTTAACACCAGTAGTGGCCTGCCGTATCCCAGG GTGAACTTGAAGCACGGTGTCAGGGGTCCTGAGACGAGAACAGGCACAGAAACAGACACCTGCACTGCGTGTGCAGGAACCATCATCCTGGAGTTTGCTGCCTTAAGTCGCTTCACTGGGGATCCTGTGTTTGAG GCCCATGCCCGGAGAGCTTTGGACTTTCTGtgggagaagagacagagaaacagcaaCCTGGTGGGAACCACCATCAACATCCACTCTGGAGAGTGGGTCCGCAggg ACAGCGGAGTAGGAGCGGGAATTGACTCGTACTATGAATACCTGCTTAAGGCTTACGTCCTCTTGGGAGATGACCTCTTTCTGGAGCGGTTCAATatt CACTATGCATCTATAATGAAGTACATTAGCCAGCCTCCACTGCTGCTGGACGTCCACATCCACAAACCTCTCCTTCCCGCTCGCACCTGGATGGACTCTCTCCTGGCCTTCTTCCCTGGACTGCAG GTGTTGAAGGGAGATATTCGTCCGGCCATCGAGACGCATGAGATGCTGTATCAagttacaaaaaaacacaactttctcCCAGAG GCCTTCACTACTGATTTCAGGGTACACTGGGCCCAACATCCCCTGAGGCCTGAGTTTGCAGAGAGCACCTATTTCCTTTACAAG GCCACAGGAGACCCTTACTACCTGGAGGCAGGTCGCACCATCCTGGACAACCTCAATCGCTTTGCTCGTGTTCCCTGCGGCTTCGCTGCAATGAAGGATGTACGCACCGGGAGCCACGAGGACAG AATGGATTCGTTCTTTCTTGCTGAGATGTTCAAATACCTCTTCCTGCTGTTTGCTGACGCCGAGGACTTACCGTTTGACGTGGAGGACTACATCTTCACAACCGAGGCACACCTGCTGCCCCTGTCCCTCTCCACAGCCCCTCACGCTTCATCTCTTTCCTCAAACAGAACG TCTGAGGAGCTGGACGACTCTAACTTCGATTGGACCTGCCCTAACACTCGCCTCCTGTTTCCTGACCCCGCCTTCCCTCAAAACCTGAGAGAACCAATCCGCAGTGCTGTGGATAAGAGCTGCCCCCGTCCCGCTCCTTACCG GGAGCCCGGTATGGGTCGACCTCCCCTGAGGGCTCAGGACTTCATGGCAAACAACCCTGAGCATCTTGAGCTGCTGAGGAGAATGGGAGTCAGTCTCATCCACCTGAAAGATGGCAGGGTGCAGCTGGTCCAGCATGCTACACAG GCGGTGAGTGCGGTTGCAGCAGAGGACGGCGTGCGCTTCATGCAGGAGATGATGGAGCTGTCCAGCCAGCAGCAGAAAGAGCAGCTGCCTCCCAGAGCCATTCAGATCGTCTCACATCCATTCTTTGGCAGGGTTGTGCTGACCGCCGGCCCAGCACAGTTTGGCATAGACCTGTCCAAAAGTTCCACAGGA gtacgaGGCTTTGTGATTGTGGCCGAACCCTACAGTGGCTGTAGCGAGATCACCAACGCGGAGTATGTCCAGGGCCACATCGCTCTGCTTCAGAGGGGTCAGTGTATGTTTGCAGAGAAGGCCCGACACATCCAGAAGGCCGGCGCCATCGGAGGCATAGTCATCG ACGACAACGAGGGCAGCAGCAGCGACACAGCTCCCCTGTTTCAGATGGCCGGGGACGGCCGCAGCACAGACGACGTCACCTtgcccctcctcttcctcttccacaaGGAGGGCAACATCCTGTTGGAGTCGCTGAAGGAGTacagggaggtggaggtgctGATGAGCGACAAGGCCAGAGACAGAG CAACCATATTCAAAG GTGCGGATGTGCAAGAAGCGGAGGGAGGCTGCTTAACCGAGGCAACAACCCCCACCTCATTTGAGCCCATTGCACAATCGCAAATGAGCACCTTGGAGCTTGACGAATTGGCTCCTGAGGACGTTACTCCATTGCAGGAGGACGTCAGTCCTGTAGATCAAGACACTAGTCCGACAGAGGAAGTTAGACCTCCAGAAGAGGAAGCTAGTCCTGCAGAGGAAGTAAGACCTCCAGAAGAGGAAGCTAGTCCTGCAGAGGAAGTAAGACCACCAGAAGAGGAGGCTAGTCCTGCAGAGGCTGATTCGGCACAGcccaaagaggagagagactctgagaagagagaggagccTGAAGGCGACACAGACTCAAGCAGCCAGTCAGTCGATGAACTGCTGGCTGATTGGCGGGAAGACTTGGAGGCGTTTCAGCAGATGGAGAAGGACGAGCTCTGA
- the edem3 gene encoding ER degradation-enhancing alpha-mannosidase-like protein 3 isoform X1, translating to MLLFSLMLLGALCSLGQAMSREEKTKLRNQVVEMFDHAYQNYMDHAYPADELMPLTCRGRVRGLEPSRGDVDDALGMFSLTLIDTLDTLVLLNKTTEFEAAVRRVLTDVRLDNDIVVSVFETNIRVLGGLLGGHSMAVMLKDGGQHMQWYQDELLHMAKELGFRLLPAFNTSSGLPYPRVNLKHGVRGPETRTGTETDTCTACAGTIILEFAALSRFTGDPVFEAHARRALDFLWEKRQRNSNLVGTTINIHSGEWVRRDSGVGAGIDSYYEYLLKAYVLLGDDLFLERFNIHYASIMKYISQPPLLLDVHIHKPLLPARTWMDSLLAFFPGLQVLKGDIRPAIETHEMLYQVTKKHNFLPEAFTTDFRVHWAQHPLRPEFAESTYFLYKATGDPYYLEAGRTILDNLNRFARVPCGFAAMKDVRTGSHEDRMDSFFLAEMFKYLFLLFADAEDLPFDVEDYIFTTEAHLLPLSLSTAPHASSLSSNRTSEELDDSNFDWTCPNTRLLFPDPAFPQNLREPIRSAVDKSCPRPAPYREPGMGRPPLRAQDFMANNPEHLELLRRMGVSLIHLKDGRVQLVQHATQAVSAVAAEDGVRFMQEMMELSSQQQKEQLPPRAIQIVSHPFFGRVVLTAGPAQFGIDLSKSSTGVRGFVIVAEPYSGCSEITNAEYVQGHIALLQRGQCMFAEKARHIQKAGAIGGIVIDDNEGSSSDTAPLFQMAGDGRSTDDVTLPLLFLFHKEGNILLESLKEYREVEVLMSDKARDRATIFKGKPLPGSLIEGSADVQEAEGGCLTEATTPTSFEPIAQSQMSTLELDELAPEDVTPLQEDVSPVDQDTSPTEEVRPPEEEASPAEEVRPPEEEASPAEEVRPPEEEASPAEADSAQPKEERDSEKREEPEGDTDSSSQSVDELLADWREDLEAFQQMEKDEL from the exons ATGTTACTGTTCTCATTGATGCTACTTGGAGCATTATGCAGCCTCGGACAGGCCATGTCACGGGAGGAAAAGACCAAGTTGAG GAACCAAGTGGTCGAGATGTTCGACCATGCATATCAGAATTATATG GACCATGCATATCCAGCAGATGAGCTGATGCCACTTACATGCAGAGGAAGAGTGCGTGGGCTTGAACCCAGTCGAGGTGACGTAGACGACGCTCTGGGAAT GTTCTCTCTGACCCTCATAGACACTCTGGATACTCTGGTG CTTTTGAACAAGACGACAGAGTTTGAGGCTGCCGTGAGAAGAGTGCTGACCGATGTGAGGCTGGACAACGACATTGTGGTGTCGGTATTCGAAACCAACATACGAGTCCTTGG aGGTCTGTTGGGAGGGCACTCCATGGCTGTGATGCTGAAGGACGGAGGTCAACACATGCAGTGGTACCAGGATGAGCTCCTGCATATGGCCAAAGAGCTGGGCTTCCGACTGCTGCCAGCCTTTAACACCAGTAGTGGCCTGCCGTATCCCAGG GTGAACTTGAAGCACGGTGTCAGGGGTCCTGAGACGAGAACAGGCACAGAAACAGACACCTGCACTGCGTGTGCAGGAACCATCATCCTGGAGTTTGCTGCCTTAAGTCGCTTCACTGGGGATCCTGTGTTTGAG GCCCATGCCCGGAGAGCTTTGGACTTTCTGtgggagaagagacagagaaacagcaaCCTGGTGGGAACCACCATCAACATCCACTCTGGAGAGTGGGTCCGCAggg ACAGCGGAGTAGGAGCGGGAATTGACTCGTACTATGAATACCTGCTTAAGGCTTACGTCCTCTTGGGAGATGACCTCTTTCTGGAGCGGTTCAATatt CACTATGCATCTATAATGAAGTACATTAGCCAGCCTCCACTGCTGCTGGACGTCCACATCCACAAACCTCTCCTTCCCGCTCGCACCTGGATGGACTCTCTCCTGGCCTTCTTCCCTGGACTGCAG GTGTTGAAGGGAGATATTCGTCCGGCCATCGAGACGCATGAGATGCTGTATCAagttacaaaaaaacacaactttctcCCAGAG GCCTTCACTACTGATTTCAGGGTACACTGGGCCCAACATCCCCTGAGGCCTGAGTTTGCAGAGAGCACCTATTTCCTTTACAAG GCCACAGGAGACCCTTACTACCTGGAGGCAGGTCGCACCATCCTGGACAACCTCAATCGCTTTGCTCGTGTTCCCTGCGGCTTCGCTGCAATGAAGGATGTACGCACCGGGAGCCACGAGGACAG AATGGATTCGTTCTTTCTTGCTGAGATGTTCAAATACCTCTTCCTGCTGTTTGCTGACGCCGAGGACTTACCGTTTGACGTGGAGGACTACATCTTCACAACCGAGGCACACCTGCTGCCCCTGTCCCTCTCCACAGCCCCTCACGCTTCATCTCTTTCCTCAAACAGAACG TCTGAGGAGCTGGACGACTCTAACTTCGATTGGACCTGCCCTAACACTCGCCTCCTGTTTCCTGACCCCGCCTTCCCTCAAAACCTGAGAGAACCAATCCGCAGTGCTGTGGATAAGAGCTGCCCCCGTCCCGCTCCTTACCG GGAGCCCGGTATGGGTCGACCTCCCCTGAGGGCTCAGGACTTCATGGCAAACAACCCTGAGCATCTTGAGCTGCTGAGGAGAATGGGAGTCAGTCTCATCCACCTGAAAGATGGCAGGGTGCAGCTGGTCCAGCATGCTACACAG GCGGTGAGTGCGGTTGCAGCAGAGGACGGCGTGCGCTTCATGCAGGAGATGATGGAGCTGTCCAGCCAGCAGCAGAAAGAGCAGCTGCCTCCCAGAGCCATTCAGATCGTCTCACATCCATTCTTTGGCAGGGTTGTGCTGACCGCCGGCCCAGCACAGTTTGGCATAGACCTGTCCAAAAGTTCCACAGGA gtacgaGGCTTTGTGATTGTGGCCGAACCCTACAGTGGCTGTAGCGAGATCACCAACGCGGAGTATGTCCAGGGCCACATCGCTCTGCTTCAGAGGGGTCAGTGTATGTTTGCAGAGAAGGCCCGACACATCCAGAAGGCCGGCGCCATCGGAGGCATAGTCATCG ACGACAACGAGGGCAGCAGCAGCGACACAGCTCCCCTGTTTCAGATGGCCGGGGACGGCCGCAGCACAGACGACGTCACCTtgcccctcctcttcctcttccacaaGGAGGGCAACATCCTGTTGGAGTCGCTGAAGGAGTacagggaggtggaggtgctGATGAGCGACAAGGCCAGAGACAGAG CAACCATATTCAAAGGTAAACCTCTTCCTGGCAGCCTCATTGAGGGCA GTGCGGATGTGCAAGAAGCGGAGGGAGGCTGCTTAACCGAGGCAACAACCCCCACCTCATTTGAGCCCATTGCACAATCGCAAATGAGCACCTTGGAGCTTGACGAATTGGCTCCTGAGGACGTTACTCCATTGCAGGAGGACGTCAGTCCTGTAGATCAAGACACTAGTCCGACAGAGGAAGTTAGACCTCCAGAAGAGGAAGCTAGTCCTGCAGAGGAAGTAAGACCTCCAGAAGAGGAAGCTAGTCCTGCAGAGGAAGTAAGACCACCAGAAGAGGAGGCTAGTCCTGCAGAGGCTGATTCGGCACAGcccaaagaggagagagactctgagaagagagaggagccTGAAGGCGACACAGACTCAAGCAGCCAGTCAGTCGATGAACTGCTGGCTGATTGGCGGGAAGACTTGGAGGCGTTTCAGCAGATGGAGAAGGACGAGCTCTGA